The following proteins come from a genomic window of Amaranthus tricolor cultivar Red isolate AtriRed21 chromosome 14, ASM2621246v1, whole genome shotgun sequence:
- the LOC130799449 gene encoding secreted RxLR effector protein 161-like yields the protein MDQCKEVNTPMSTTLSLDQDINGKSVDQKTYRGMIGSLLYLTASRPDIMFSVCLCARFQANPKESHLTAVKRIFRYLYGTKDFGLWYPSCGNFSLIGFSDADYAGYKVDRKSTSGSCQFLGNSLISWYSKKQNSVALSTAEAEYIAAGACCSQILWIAQQLRDLGIDFKGIPIRCDNTSAICITKNPVQHSRTKHIEVRHHFIRDHVEKGNISLSFISTENQLADIFTKPLSADRFAYIRMELGMLNDVA from the coding sequence atggatcaatgtaaagaagttaatacgcctatgagtacaacactaagtttggaccaagatataaatggtaagagtgttgatcaaaagacttatagaggtatgattggttctttattgtatttaactgctagtcgtcctgatatcatgtttagtgtttgcttatgtgctcgttttcaagctaacccaaaagaatctcacttaacagcagttaagagaatctttagatatttatatgggactaaagactttggtctatggtaccctagctgtggaaattttagtttgattggtttttcagatgctgattatgctggatataaagttgatagaaaaagcacctcaggatcgtgtcagttcttgggaaattcattgatctcttggtattctaaaaagcaaaattcagttgctttatctacagctgaagctgaatacatagctgccggtgcatgttgctctcaaattttatggattgctcaacaacttagagaccttggaattgatttcaaaggcataccaataagatgtgataatacaagtgcaatttgtattacaaagaatcctgtgcaacattctcgtacaaaacacattgaggtacgtcaccattttataagggatcatgttgaaaaaggtaatatttctttatcttttatatctactgaaaatcaattagcggatatatttacaaaacctttaagtgctgatcgttttgcttatatacgtatggaacttggcatgctaaatgacgttgcataa
- the LOC130799450 gene encoding secreted RxLR effector protein 161-like, translated as MDQCKEVNTPMSTTLSLDQDINGKSVDQKTYRGMIGSLLYLTASRPDIMFSVCLCARFQANPKESHLTAVKRIFRYLYGTKDFGLWYPSCGNFSLIGFSDADYAGYKVDRKSTSGSCQFLGNSLISWYSKKQNSVALSTAEAEYIAAGACCSQILWIAQQLRDLGIDFKGIPIRCDNTSAICITKNPVQHSRTKHIEVRHHFIRDHVEKGNISLSFISTENQLADIFTKPLSADRFAYIRMELGMLNDVA; from the coding sequence atggatcaatgtaaagaagttaatacgcctatgagtacaacactaagtttggaccaagatataaatggtaagagtgttgatcaaaagacttatagaggtatgattggttctttattgtatttaactgctagtcgtcctgatatcatgtttagtgtttgcttatgtgctcgttttcaagctaacccaaaagaatctcacttaacagcagttaagagaatctttagatatttatatgggactaaagactttggtctatggtaccctagctgtggaaattttagtttgattggtttttcagatgctgattatgctggatataaagttgatagaaaaagcacctcaggatcgtgtcagttcttaggaaattcattgatctcttggtattctaaaaagcaaaattcagttgctttatctacagctgaagctgaatacatagctgccggtgcatgttgctctcaaattttatggattgctcaacaacttagagaccttggaattgatttcaaaggcataccaataagatgtgataatacaagtgcaatttgtattacaaagaatcctgtgcaacattctcgtacaaaacacattgaggtacgtcaccattttataagggatcatgttgaaaaaggtaatatttctttatcttttatatctactgaaaatcaattagcggatatatttacaaaacctttaagtgctgatcgttttgcttatatacgtatggaacttggcatgctaaatgacgttgcatga